One window from the genome of Candidatus Didemnitutus sp. encodes:
- a CDS encoding LysR family transcriptional regulator translates to MELRHLRYFKAVAELLNFSRAAEQLRVAQPALSRQIRALEDELGTTLLDRNHMRVRLTDTGRTYYAHTCKILAQVDMAAASVREVTDGSAGELIVCNDWHLGGRIVPAALNEFRQLHPRIDVVLHDRRVHDQLALIVNRRVHLGFMVRELLGNRRELECLDILSSQLMVVMPSGHAFAALPSVRLAELAEETWITVDPKESAQYRSYFNRLCRWSGFTPIIGPTGTTLEGIAGRVASGYGIAIMPEHMVEAMGPGLCAVATDCPPVELCAVWHRDEKSKLLEQFIAVLRRHAVRDLEKPVSPRRKR, encoded by the coding sequence GGCCCAGCCGGCGCTCAGCCGCCAGATCCGCGCGCTCGAGGACGAGCTCGGCACGACGCTGCTCGATCGCAATCACATGCGCGTGCGCCTCACCGACACCGGCCGCACCTATTACGCGCACACCTGCAAGATCCTCGCCCAGGTCGACATGGCCGCCGCGTCCGTGCGCGAAGTCACCGACGGCAGCGCCGGCGAACTGATCGTGTGCAACGACTGGCACCTCGGCGGGCGCATCGTGCCCGCGGCGTTGAACGAGTTCCGCCAGCTCCACCCGCGCATCGACGTCGTGCTGCACGACCGCCGCGTCCACGACCAGCTCGCCTTGATCGTGAACCGCCGCGTGCACCTCGGTTTCATGGTGCGCGAACTCCTCGGCAACCGCCGCGAACTCGAGTGCCTCGATATTCTCAGCTCGCAGCTCATGGTGGTCATGCCCAGCGGACACGCCTTCGCCGCGCTCCCCTCGGTGCGACTGGCCGAGCTGGCGGAGGAAACTTGGATCACGGTCGATCCCAAGGAATCGGCGCAATACCGCAGCTATTTCAACCGGCTGTGCCGCTGGAGCGGATTCACGCCGATCATCGGGCCGACCGGCACCACGCTGGAAGGCATCGCCGGACGTGTCGCCAGTGGCTACGGCATCGCGATCATGCCGGAGCACATGGTCGAAGCGATGGGCCCGGGCCTGTGCGCCGTCGCGACCGATTGCCCGCCGGTCGAACTCTGCGCCGTCTGGCACCGCGACGAGAAATCCAAGCTGCTCGAGCAGTTCATCGCCGTGTTGCGCCGCCACGCCGTCCGCGACCTTGAGAAACCGGTCTCGCCGCGCCGCAAGCGATAG